The genomic segment GAATCTGAGTTGAgagaactgaatgtgaagaTATAGAGTTGAATTTTCAGTGAGGATAAAATTTTATTGGACTTCAGGTCCAAACgaataaattcaatttcaaattatactattcagattcagtttttcaatgccataattcaaattaaacaataacatttcaaatgatgtgattcaaattcagtttttcaatgcaattattcaagtttagcaattcaaattcaaatataaatgattcaaattcagtttctggtgccacatatttcagcccatacACATCCTAGTGAATCTGATGTATTCCATTTCTATGTTGTATGGGCTGTGCAAGAACACATATATTCTGTCTGTTTGACCTCTCATTAACAAACTCATAAAACTTTAAAGTTCAGATGGACTTAGAGAGTCTGATGTAGAGCATATGGAAATCCATTATGTTTAACGTGTTTTACACCTGAGGTCTCTAAAACCCTAAACATAAGTAATGTGTCTTTTTCTGTAGCAGACTTCATGAAATTAGGGGAAATAATATAGTATCAAACTGATAAAACAATGTTTGGTACGTTATTGAGTTGTTAAAGAGGCACTCTCCTTATATCCACGGCTCTTTGTTCCAGACTATACTCCTTCTTCATCTCAGTCTACTCCAAGGGGGGCGGAGATGGTAAGGGGATGTACCACAAGGTGCATCTAATGGGAAATGCAACTGAAACCCTCAGGTCAAAGGTTCTGATCAGAAAAACTGTCCTCAGCATGTGTTCAGGACTGCTGGTCAACTATATACACAGAGGAAACTGCGGACAGACAGATCACAAGTCCTCCCACATATGTGCACATTCACACGTCTTAACTATGTGGGTGGACTGCGTGTATGTTTTAAAGCATGAGCTTGTAAATGAGtatattattttaatgaatcTTTTAAGTTTCTGTGTGCTTTAGAGCTAGGTCAGACAGGTGTTGTCTTtaattttctgtcttttgtctctcactaatagaggaaaaaaaatgatttcatgTTTCAGGAAAAAGTGAAGCGTATGCATAATTGTATAATTCTGGGTTCACAGTCTGACAATAATGAGGAAAGCATAAAAATAACCATGAAATAAGTTAATTGATGCTAACTTGCTTTCAGACATACGAATGTTATATAGAGAGTTATAAACAGTATAGTGTCAAATGGGGACACAGTTAACAGATTTATTCTACGACGTTACTCTTTCAGTAAACAAGATTGTAATCGTCTGTTTAAATCATTTGAATTTCAGTGAACGTTTGACTCTGTTGACTTCACCTTACACTGCTTAAATCAGGGATGGAAGAGATCAGCCGGTTACTAGGGACTCTTAACATTTTCCATTTCTTCTTTTGATAGATTCTGTCACCTCCCTTCCCAAAACTGAAAGCACATTTACTACTTCCCACACTTTCTTTGATCAGGTTTAGAATCACAAACACAGAATGTCAAGTGAAAAAATAAGACTACAAAAACTTACACTTCATGCACCAACACTGGTTACTTACTGTGATACATTTGCATGAGCTCTGGTCTATCACTATCTCTAGTCTGTCACCAGCTTTAGGCCTTTCTAAAAACAGATGGGAGCTCTACACATTCAAATCATTGTACTTATTAGAGTGTCTATTAATTATTATGCAtgcaaaaaaagacaagacaatTCACAATTTATGAAACAAGGttattgtattacattttagagGATTTTACAATTCTTTAATGCATTGAATTTATCTAAGTGCAGATGACAAGgaaaatacagtacaacacAGAACGCAGCTACACAGGGATCTACAACTTCACATCTGACTTTTTGGCTTTTAAAATGTTAGTCatgcaaatatttaaataatggCTTTTCCTATGTGTATATTAAGATGCTAGCACAATGACagtcatattttatttaaattatatcCACATGCATTTTGAAAATTATGTGAAATCACCATTCTGGTGCAGCCTAATATGTTTTGTAAACATCACATTGTGTGTGAGACTGCTTATTTCAGAAAAGTGCACAATTCAAATTTGAAATCGATTTTCCTACACTTTTCAGTTTATAGACCACCGCACATGGAAGCCTCTTCTGGCCAGATCTCCTCTCAATCTTTATGACTTTAaagacctcataaggaggaatCAGGgcttctctctctgactctccgAGCTTAGAGTACAGAGAGACGTCTGCTCCAGAGCATGTTAAAATCTTAAAGCATGATTTGTCTCCAAATCTTTCAGCGCTGGGGTACCAACCCATTGAGCTGGAGGTAAAAGAGCCAAAGCGAATCACCTTGTTGAGAACATCTTGGCTAAAGTAGCTGTTGACCCTGCGGTAGCCAGTGAGACATCTTTCCTCTTCAGGTTTGCGAGCGTTAAGAGTTTGGAGTGCGTCAGTCAGGAAAAAGTGAAGTGTGTGATATCTAAATGTGGTCTTATAATTAGATTTCTGTGTTCGAACTGCATTATTGAAATCAAAGTAGATGTTTGGCTTGTCAAGAGTATAAACATAAATAGCCATAATCTGTTCTTTTCCCAGAGATGTGGAAGGTTGATTTCCCTTTCTACGCTTCCATTTTTTGTTGTAGTATTGTTCTGCTAGGCTCCAGGCCAGGGTGAAATTTTTGTCCTGGTTTTTCTCGTTCGCGAGGTACTCCTTAACTCTGCACTCCATCTTGTATTTGCAACCAGTGTACATGTCATCAACCGCATTTGGAGCCAAATCCAGTGGAACTCGACTTTTTATCCAAAGTTCAGCAGAGTTCTATAAAATCATAGAAATGCAAATTTTACTAAGTGAAAAGTACAGGGCAGTCGCACTTAAAGCTGCCACCCAGCTTATACACTACCTTTGTGATTCCTATGGAGACTCCATATGTCATTAGCACTGCTGCCCAAACTGCCATCAT from the Perca flavescens isolate YP-PL-M2 chromosome 2, PFLA_1.0, whole genome shotgun sequence genome contains:
- the LOC114568511 gene encoding GPI-linked NAD(P)(+)--arginine ADP-ribosyltransferase 1 produces the protein MIMMAVWAAVLMTYGVSIGITKNSAELWIKSRVPLDLAPNAVDDMYTGCKYKMECRVKEYLANEKNQDKNFTLAWSLAEQYYNKKWKRRKGNQPSTSLGKEQIMAIYVYTLDKPNIYFDFNNAVRTQKSNYKTTFRYHTLHFFLTDALQTLNARKPEEERCLTGYRRVNSYFSQDVLNKVIRFGSFTSSSMGWYPSAERFGDKSCFKILTCSGADVSLYSKLGESEREALIPPYEVFKVIKIERRSGQKRLPCAVVYKLKSVGKSISNLNCALF